From a single Arachis hypogaea cultivar Tifrunner chromosome 3, arahy.Tifrunner.gnm2.J5K5, whole genome shotgun sequence genomic region:
- the LOC112788891 gene encoding protein NLP9-like, with the protein MLYFHMDLKTSYSDWLFSVRCLSNNKRAALTEIIDVLRAVCGAHSLPLALTWIPCYYSEGIGDEASRIRTKEGRKLPGEKTVLCIEESACYMNDIVVGGFVRACVEHYLEEGQGAAGKALQSNRPFFCPDVKAYNISEYPLVHHARKYKLNAAVAIRLRSTHTNDDDYIIEFFLPVNMNRCQEQQVLLENLSRTMQRMCQTLRKVSDAELYGIEGSQVQFSKEEGSHMAPDGNHDNHDSVQPMSMTNNETEAAHNQAMEGSRKQIEKKRSPVKKNVSLSVLQQYFSCNLKDAAKSLGVCPTTLKRICRQHGIARWPSRKINKVNRSLKKIRTVLDSVQGVEGGLKFDPYKGGFISVGSSNQEINAHKSSLFRKKCSVKYPDPASGSKDSKPIAMGDGGLRQEPFPVSILESSRCDIAYHSPNSLVADEMETYLNGADKLGEHYNPTTSSMTDSSNGSCSILRSSSSASGKFENRKHLKAKSPCVDSGSKIIVKAAYGEDLIRFKFDPAAGCLQLYEEVAARFKLQIGSFQLKYLDDEEEWVRMVNDSDLEDCIEMLDDLGTRAVKLLVHDMPSGLSSLGSNG; encoded by the exons ATGCTGTATTTTCATATGGATTTAAAAACTTCTTACTCAGATTGGTTATTTTCTGTGCGGTGTCTATCAAATAACAAAAGAGCAGCTTTAACAGAGATAATTGATGTGTTACGAGCTGTGTGTGGTGCGCATAGTTTGCCACTGGCATTGACATGGATCCCCTGTTATTATAGTGAGGGGATAGGAGATGAAGCTTCAAGAATACGGACTAAAGAAGGGCGTAAACTTCCCGGTGAAAAAACTGTACTATGCATTGAAGAATCAGCTTGCTATATGAATGATATTGTGGTAGGAGGATTTGTTCGTGCATGTGTTGAACATTATCTCGAGGAAGGGCAAGGTGCAGCTGGGAAAGCTCTTCAATCAAATCGTCCATTCTTCTGTCCCGATGTGAAGGCCTATAATATTAGTGAATATCCCCTTGTTCACCATGCGCGAAAATATAAGTTGAATGCCGCCGTTGCAATCAGGCTAAGGAGTACACATACCAATGATGATGATTACATAATAGAATTCTTTCTACCTGTCAATATGAATCGATGTCAAGAGCAGCAAGTTTTATTAGAGAATCTATCACGTACTATGCAGAGAATGTGTCAGACTTTGAGGAAAGTCTCGGATGCTGAATTATACGGTATCGAAGGTTCGCAAGTGCAGTTTTCAAAGGAAGAAGGCTCTCATATGGCGCCGGATGGTAACCATGATAACCATGATTCGGTCCAACCTATGTCCATGACAAACAATGAAACTGAAGCTGCTCATAACCAG GCAATGGAGGGATCAAGAAAGCAGATTGAGAAAAAGAGAAGTCCAGTGAAGAAGAATGTTAGCTTGAGTGTTCTCCAGCAATACTTCTCCTGTAATCTTAAAGATGCGGCTAAAAGCCTTGGTG TTTGCCCAACCACCCTGAAAAGGATATGCAGGCAACACGGAATTGCAAGATGGCCATCGCGCAAGATTAACAAAGTTAATCGTTCGTTAAAGAAAATACGAACCGTGCTCGACTCGGTCCAAGGTGTGGAAGGAGGACTGAAGTTTGATCCTTACAAGGGGGGATTTATATCAGTAGGATCAAGCAACCAAGAAATTAATGCACATAAAAGTTCTCTCTTTCGGAAGAAATGTTCTGTAAAATATCCTGATCCTGCATCTGGTAGCAAAG ATTCAAAGCCAATAGCCATGGGTGATGGTGGATTACGGCAGGAACCCTTTCCGGTTTCTATTTTGGAAAGTTCTAGGTGTGATATAGCATATCACAGTCCAAACTCCCTGGTTGCCGATGAGATGGAAACTTATCTGAATGGGGCTGACAAGCTCGGCGAGCATTACAATCCCACTACTTCAAGCATGACAGACTCGTCGAATGGCTCTTGCTCAATTTTGCGCTCCAGCTCATCTGCCTCTGGGAAATTTGAGAATCGGAAACATTTGAAAGCCAAATCACCTTGTGTTGATAGTGGATCAAAAATTATTGTCAAAGCTGCCTACGGAGAAGATTTGATCCGTTTCAAGTTTGATCCTGCAGCTGGTTGTCTCCAGCTCTATGAAGAAGTTGCAGCAAGATTCAAATTACAAATCGGGtcattccaactcaagtatctcGACGATGAAGAGGAATGGGTGAGGATGGTAAATGACTCAGATTTGGAAGATTGCATAGAAATGTTGGATGATCTTGGCACCCGTGCTGTGAAATTACTTGTTCACGACATGCCTAGTGGTTTGAGCAGCCTTGGCAGTAACGGTTGA
- the LOC112788893 gene encoding uncharacterized protein produces the protein MLRKEYEMFSMKDGESIDEAFERFSIIINNLDAMGTNYAEQTLVRKLLRSLTKEWENTATVLTESNNISPITYDELRGKLLAYEATHTNTDSNKKGIALKSQIEPKESELSDGISDDELLFFARRFRRMLKSKGKYKGSSSKEHKIDLSKVTCHHCKEAGHFKSNCPKLKKEDKGKKERKRVLMAAWEDLENDSNEEEESEGDDKDCFMAGNNNLDEVNYYDLTIEDLHAIIDDLTQTSNC, from the coding sequence atgcttcgaaaagagtacgagatgtttagcatgaaggatggagaaagcattgatgaagcatttgagagattctcaatcataatcaacaaccttgatgctatgggtacaaactatgcagaacaaaccttggtgagaaaactccttagaagcctcacaaaagagtgggaaaacactgccactgtcctaaccgagagtaacaacataagtccaataacctatgatgagctgagaggaaaactccttgcctatgaagccacacacacaaacacagactcaaataaaaagggaatagcccttaagtcacaaatagaaccgaaagagagtgagttaagtgatggtatttcagatgacgagcttttgttttttgctaggagatttagaaggatgttgAAGAGCAAAGGCAAATACAAGggctcaagttcaaaggagcacaagatagacttgagcaaggtgacatgtcatcattgcaaggaggctggacatttcaagtcaaactgtccaaagctcaaaaaggaggacaaaggaaagaaggaaaggaagagagtactcatggcagcttgggaggatcttgagaatgactcaaatgaagaagaagaatctgaaggagatgacaaggactgtttcatggctggaaacaacaatctcgatgaggtaaactattatgatttgaccattgaggacttgcatgctattattgatgatcttactCAAACCTCAAACTGCTGA